One window from the genome of Pyrus communis chromosome 16, drPyrComm1.1, whole genome shotgun sequence encodes:
- the LOC137720933 gene encoding synaptotagmin-3-like isoform X2 — MWPYLHKAICSTIRSMAKPIFAEYIGKYHIEDIEFDKLSLGNLPPIIYGLKVYETNENELVMEPAFRWAGNPNIVLVLKLLSLRITVQLVDLQVFAAPRVTLKPLVPTFPCFASIVVSLLEKPHVDFGIKVLGGDIMAIPGLYWFVQETIKKQVAGLYLWPQTLEIPVLDASTVAKKPVGILHVKVIRALKLLKMDILGSSDPYVKLTLTEDRLPAKETSIKMNKLNPEWNEKFKLLVKDPQTQALELQLYDWDKVGRHDKLGMQLVPLKVLTPGVTKEFVLDLVKNTNINDPQNKKHRGQIVVELAFVPFKSESSKLNGSSNGFGKSESGRSSESDESLSGAGVLSVLIQGAEDVEGEHHNNPYALLCFRGEEKKTKIIKKSRNPLWNEDFQFMLDEPPLNDKILIEVKSKSKALIRAKESLGYVEINLADVVHNGRINHKYHLIDSQNGRIHVELSWTKA, encoded by the exons ATGTGGCCTTACCTTCACAAG GCAATTTGTTCTACAATAAGAAGCATGGCAAAACCTATATTCGCTGAGTATATAGGGAAGTATCACATTGAGGATATTGAATTTGACAAGTTGAGTCTTGGAAATCTGCCACCCATAATTTATG GTCTAAAAGTTTATGAGACTAATGAGAATGAATTAGTCATGGAACCGGCATTTAGATGGGCTGGCAACCCCAACATAGTTCTGGTGTTGAAGTTGTTGTCTCTAAGAATTACAGTTCAG TTAGTGGATTTGCAAGTATTTGCAGCACCACGGGTAACTCTGAAACCTCTAGTGCCGacttttccatgttttgcaAGCATTGTGGTGTCTTTATTGGAGAAG CCACATGTTGATTTTGGAATCAAGGTATTGGGAGGGGACATCATGGCCATACCAGGCCTTTATTGGTTTGTTCAG GAGACCATCAAAAAACAAGTCGCAGGCCTCTATCTATGGCCTCAAACACTGGAAATACCTGTTCTTGACGCTTCAAC AGTGGCCAAGAAGCCTGTAGGGATCCTTCATGTAAAGGTTATTCGAGCACTGAAGCTTTTGAAGATGGACATCTTGGGAAGTTCCGATCCTTACGTCAAACTAACCCTCACTGAAGATAGGTTGCCAGCAAAGGAAACCAGTATCAAGATGAATAAGTTGAATCCTGAGTGGAATGAGAAGTTCAAGCTTCTTGTGAAGGACCCTCAAACTCAAGCTCTTGAGTTACAACTCTATGACTGGGACAAG GTTGGCAGACATGACAAATTGGGAATGCAGTTAGTTCCTTTAAAAGTACTAACACCTGGTGTGACAAAGGAATTCGTGCTAGATTTGGTCAAGAACACAAATATTAATGATCCTCAAAACAAGAAGCATAGGGGGCAAATTGTGGTGGAGCTTGCTTTTGTTCCTTTCAAATCAGAAAGCAGTAAACTTAATGGATCTAGTAATGGTTTTGGGAAAAGCGAAAGTGGAAGGTCATCGGAGAGTGATGAGTCCCTTAGTGGAGCTGGTGTACTATCCGTTTTGATCCAGGGAGCTGAGGACGTAGAAGGGGAGCATCACAACAATCCTTATGCTTTGCTTTGCTTTagaggagaagaaaagaaaactaag ATTATTAAGAAATCTCGTAATCCACTTTGGAACGAAGATTTTCAATTTATGCTCGATGAGCCTCCTTTGAATGACAAGATTCTTATCGAGGTCAAGAGCAAAAGCAAAGCCCTAATCCGAGCCAAG GAATCACTGGGATACGTGGAAATTAATCTTGCCGATGTGGTACACAATGGCCGTATCAACCATAAGTACCATTTGATTGATTCCCAAAATGGAAGGATACATGTAGAGCTAAGTTGGACAAAGGCTTGA
- the LOC137720933 gene encoding synaptotagmin-3-like isoform X1 — translation MGVLSTFLGFIGFGIGSLVGLLVGFYLFIYSEPEEVKDPIIRPLHELDSSTLQGLLPEIPMWVKFSDYERVDWLNKFLVDMWPYLHKAICSTIRSMAKPIFAEYIGKYHIEDIEFDKLSLGNLPPIIYGLKVYETNENELVMEPAFRWAGNPNIVLVLKLLSLRITVQLVDLQVFAAPRVTLKPLVPTFPCFASIVVSLLEKPHVDFGIKVLGGDIMAIPGLYWFVQETIKKQVAGLYLWPQTLEIPVLDASTVAKKPVGILHVKVIRALKLLKMDILGSSDPYVKLTLTEDRLPAKETSIKMNKLNPEWNEKFKLLVKDPQTQALELQLYDWDKVGRHDKLGMQLVPLKVLTPGVTKEFVLDLVKNTNINDPQNKKHRGQIVVELAFVPFKSESSKLNGSSNGFGKSESGRSSESDESLSGAGVLSVLIQGAEDVEGEHHNNPYALLCFRGEEKKTKIIKKSRNPLWNEDFQFMLDEPPLNDKILIEVKSKSKALIRAKESLGYVEINLADVVHNGRINHKYHLIDSQNGRIHVELSWTKA, via the exons ATGGGAGTTTTAAGCACTTTCTTGGGATTCATCGGCTTTGGCATTGGAAGTTTGGTGGGACTCTTGGTGGGTTTCTATCTTTTCATCTATTCAGAGCCTGAGGAAGTGAAG GATCCAATTATCAGGCCGCTGCACGAATTAGATTCTAGTACTTTGCAAGGTCTTCTACCTGAAATACCAATGTGGGTTAAATTTTCCGACTATGAACGA GTTGACTGGTTAAACAAGTTTCTCGTTGACATGTGGCCTTACCTTCACAAG GCAATTTGTTCTACAATAAGAAGCATGGCAAAACCTATATTCGCTGAGTATATAGGGAAGTATCACATTGAGGATATTGAATTTGACAAGTTGAGTCTTGGAAATCTGCCACCCATAATTTATG GTCTAAAAGTTTATGAGACTAATGAGAATGAATTAGTCATGGAACCGGCATTTAGATGGGCTGGCAACCCCAACATAGTTCTGGTGTTGAAGTTGTTGTCTCTAAGAATTACAGTTCAG TTAGTGGATTTGCAAGTATTTGCAGCACCACGGGTAACTCTGAAACCTCTAGTGCCGacttttccatgttttgcaAGCATTGTGGTGTCTTTATTGGAGAAG CCACATGTTGATTTTGGAATCAAGGTATTGGGAGGGGACATCATGGCCATACCAGGCCTTTATTGGTTTGTTCAG GAGACCATCAAAAAACAAGTCGCAGGCCTCTATCTATGGCCTCAAACACTGGAAATACCTGTTCTTGACGCTTCAAC AGTGGCCAAGAAGCCTGTAGGGATCCTTCATGTAAAGGTTATTCGAGCACTGAAGCTTTTGAAGATGGACATCTTGGGAAGTTCCGATCCTTACGTCAAACTAACCCTCACTGAAGATAGGTTGCCAGCAAAGGAAACCAGTATCAAGATGAATAAGTTGAATCCTGAGTGGAATGAGAAGTTCAAGCTTCTTGTGAAGGACCCTCAAACTCAAGCTCTTGAGTTACAACTCTATGACTGGGACAAG GTTGGCAGACATGACAAATTGGGAATGCAGTTAGTTCCTTTAAAAGTACTAACACCTGGTGTGACAAAGGAATTCGTGCTAGATTTGGTCAAGAACACAAATATTAATGATCCTCAAAACAAGAAGCATAGGGGGCAAATTGTGGTGGAGCTTGCTTTTGTTCCTTTCAAATCAGAAAGCAGTAAACTTAATGGATCTAGTAATGGTTTTGGGAAAAGCGAAAGTGGAAGGTCATCGGAGAGTGATGAGTCCCTTAGTGGAGCTGGTGTACTATCCGTTTTGATCCAGGGAGCTGAGGACGTAGAAGGGGAGCATCACAACAATCCTTATGCTTTGCTTTGCTTTagaggagaagaaaagaaaactaag ATTATTAAGAAATCTCGTAATCCACTTTGGAACGAAGATTTTCAATTTATGCTCGATGAGCCTCCTTTGAATGACAAGATTCTTATCGAGGTCAAGAGCAAAAGCAAAGCCCTAATCCGAGCCAAG GAATCACTGGGATACGTGGAAATTAATCTTGCCGATGTGGTACACAATGGCCGTATCAACCATAAGTACCATTTGATTGATTCCCAAAATGGAAGGATACATGTAGAGCTAAGTTGGACAAAGGCTTGA
- the LOC137721574 gene encoding synaptotagmin-3-like codes for MGFVSSLLGILGFGIGIPLGLLVGFFLFVYSNPKEVEDPVCRPLHDLDELALQDLLPEIPLWVKNPNYHRVDWLNKFIADLWPYLEKEIAGTIRSVAQPIFDEYIGKFQIESIEFERIDMGTLPPILNGLEVFETNEKELVMEPSIKWAGNPNIILVLKVLSLRITMQLVDLQVYLAPRIAFKPLVPSFPCFANIVVSLMEKPHIDFGMNILGADIMSIPGLYRFVQETIKKQVASLYLWPRTLEIPILDVSTAAVKKPVGILRVNVVHAVKLLKKDILGSSDPYVKLSLTGDGLPAKKTTVKKKNLNPEWNEKFKLLVKDPKTQLLRLQVFDWDKVGGHDRIGMQVVPLKQLTPHETKEFKLDLLKDTNISNSPNKKQRGQLVVELTFVPFKEDKSRFSGPINAAHRRNESGIDMSMSSHGGSLGGAGLLSVIIQGAENVEGKCHNNPYAILLFRGEQKKTHMLRKTRDPRWNEEFPFMLDEPPLNEKLHIEVVSKRTGISFRMKESLGHVEINLRDVVHNGRINHKYHLINSKNGVIHVEISWKMI; via the exons ATGGGATTTGTGAGCAGTTTATTGGGAATTCttggttttggaattggaattcCTCTTGGACTCTTGGTggggtttttcctttttgtttattCAAATCCCAAAGAAGTTGAG GATCCAGTTTGCAGGCCACTTCATGATTTAGATGAATTGGCCTTGCAAGATCTTCTTCCTGAAATTCCACTGTGGGTGAAGAACCCTAATTATCATAGA GTAGACTGGTTGAATAAATTTATTGCAGATTTATGGCCTTACCTTGAGAAG GAAATTGCGGGAACAATAAGAAGCGTGGCTCAACCTATATTTGATGAGTACATTGGAAAGTTTCAGATTGAATCAATTGAGTTTGAGAGAATAGATATGGGAACTCTTCCTCCTATTCTTAACG GTTTAGAGGTCTTTGAGACGAACGAGAAGGAATTAGTCATGGAACCATCAATAAAATGGGCTGGAAACCCCAACATAATTTTGGTGTTAAAAGTTCTGTCTTTACGAATTACAATGCAG TTAGTAGATTTACAAGTATATTTAGCGCCAAGGATAGCTTTCAAACCGCTTGTGCCTTCCTTTCCATGTTTTGCAAACATTGTGGTGTCTTTGATGGAGAAG CCTCATATAGATTTTGGAATGAATATATTGGGAGCCGATATCATGTCTATACCCGGCCTCTATCGTTTTGTTCAG GAGACTATTAAAAAGCAAGTTGCAAGCCTCTACCTCTGGCCTCGGACGCTTGAAATACCTATCCTTGACGTTTCAAC AGCGGCTGTAAAGAAGCCGGTGGGAATACTGCGCGTGAATGTTGTTCATGCGGTTAAACTCTTGAAGAAGGATATCTTAGGATCATCCGATCCTTATGTCAAACTCAGCCTGACTGGAGATGGGCTACCAGCAAAGAAAACAACTGTCAAGAAGAAAAACCTGAACCCTGAGTGGAACGAGAAGTTCAAGCTTCTTGTGAAGGATCCTAAGACCCAACTTCTTCGGTTACAAGTCTTTGACTGGGACAAG GTTGGTGGGCATGATAGGATAGGAATGCAGGTAGTTCCTCTCAAACAACTTACACCCCATGAGACGAAAGAATTTAAACTTGATTTGCTCAAGGACACGAATATTAGCAATAGTCCAAACAAGAAGCAAAGAGGGCAGCTTGTGGTGGAGCTAACTTTTGTGCCTTTCAAAGAAGACAAAAGCAGATTTAGTGGACCCATTAATGCAGCACATAGGAGAAATGAAAGCGGAATTGATATGTCAATGTCATCACATGGGGGAAGCCTAGGCGGGGCAGGTTTACTATCGGTTATTATTCAAGGAGCCGAAAATGTGGAAGGGAAGTGCCACAACAATCCTTATGCCATCCTCCTATTTAGAGGAGAACAGAAGAAAACACAT ATGCTTCGAAAAACTCGTGATCCACGTTGGAACGAGGAATTCCCTTTCATGCTAGATGAGCCACCTTTGAATGAGAAACTTCATATTGAGGTTGTGAGCAAGAGGACCGGCATTAGTTTCCGAATGAAG GAATCGTTGGGACATGTAGAAATCAATCTAAGAGACGTTGTGCACAACGGCCGGATCAACCACAAATACCACttaataaattcaaaaaatgGAGTGATACATGTTGAAATTAGCTGGAAGATGATTTGA